A stretch of the Pseudomonas helvetica genome encodes the following:
- the edd gene encoding phosphogluconate dehydratase produces MHPRVLEVTERLVTRSRATREAYLALIRGAASDGPMRGKLQCANFAHGVAGCGTEDKQSLRMMNAANVAIVSSYNDMLSAHQPYEHYPEQIKHALREIGSVGQFAGGVPAMCDGVTQGEPGMELGIASREVIAMSTAVALSHNMFDAAMMLGICDKIVPGLMMGALRFGHLPTIFVPGGPMVSGISNKEKADVRQRYAEGKASREELLESEMKSYHSPGTCTFYGTANTNQLLMEVMGLHLPGASFVNPNTPLRDALTREAAHQITRLTKQSGNFMPIGEIVDERSLVNSIVALHATGGSTNHTLHMPAIAMAAGIQLTWQDMADLSEVVPTLSHVYPNGKADINHFQAAGGMSFLIRELLEAGLLHEDVNTVAGHGLSRYTQEPFLENGELVWREGPIESLDENILRPVARAFSPEGGLRVMEGNLGRGVMKVSAVAPEHQVVEAPAMVFQDQQDLADAFKAGLLEKDFVAVMRFQGPRSNGMPELHKMTPFLGVLQDRGFKVALVTDGRMSGASGKIPAAIHVSPEAFVGGALARVQEGDIIRVDGVKGTLQLLVDADEFAARTPAKGLLDNGIGCGRELFGFMRMAFSSAEQGASAFTSALETLK; encoded by the coding sequence ATGCATCCCCGCGTACTTGAGGTCACTGAACGGCTTGTCACCCGTAGCCGCGCTACCCGTGAGGCCTACCTTGCACTGATTCGCGGCGCCGCCAGCGATGGCCCGATGCGCGGCAAGCTGCAATGCGCCAACTTCGCCCACGGCGTGGCCGGATGTGGCACCGAAGACAAGCAAAGCCTGCGGATGATGAACGCCGCCAACGTGGCGATTGTTTCGTCATATAACGACATGCTCTCGGCGCATCAGCCGTACGAGCACTACCCGGAACAAATCAAACACGCATTGCGCGAGATCGGTTCGGTCGGCCAGTTCGCCGGCGGCGTACCGGCCATGTGTGACGGCGTGACCCAGGGCGAGCCGGGCATGGAACTGGGCATTGCCAGTCGTGAAGTGATCGCGATGTCGACCGCTGTCGCGCTGTCGCACAACATGTTCGACGCGGCAATGATGCTCGGCATCTGCGACAAGATCGTGCCGGGCCTGATGATGGGCGCGCTGCGTTTCGGTCATCTGCCGACGATTTTCGTTCCGGGTGGGCCGATGGTGTCGGGCATTTCCAACAAGGAAAAAGCCGACGTGCGCCAGCGCTACGCCGAAGGCAAGGCCAGCCGCGAAGAGCTGCTGGAGTCGGAAATGAAGTCCTACCACAGCCCTGGCACCTGTACCTTCTACGGCACCGCCAACACCAACCAGTTGCTGATGGAAGTCATGGGCCTGCACTTGCCGGGCGCGTCCTTCGTCAACCCGAACACCCCGTTGCGTGATGCCCTGACCCGTGAAGCTGCGCACCAGATCACCCGCCTGACCAAGCAAAGCGGCAACTTCATGCCGATCGGCGAAATTGTCGACGAGCGTTCGCTGGTCAACTCGATTGTTGCGCTGCACGCTACGGGCGGCTCGACCAACCACACCCTGCACATGCCGGCCATCGCCATGGCAGCCGGTATTCAACTGACCTGGCAGGACATGGCCGACCTCTCCGAGGTTGTACCGACGCTGAGCCACGTCTACCCGAACGGCAAGGCCGACATCAACCACTTCCAGGCCGCGGGCGGCATGTCGTTCCTGATCCGCGAACTGCTGGAAGCCGGTCTGCTCCACGAAGACGTCAACACCGTGGCCGGCCATGGCCTGAGCCGCTACACCCAGGAACCGTTCCTGGAAAACGGTGAGCTGGTCTGGCGCGAAGGTCCGATCGAAAGCCTCGATGAAAACATCCTGCGTCCGGTCGCCCGTGCGTTCTCGCCAGAAGGCGGCCTGCGGGTGATGGAAGGCAACCTCGGTCGCGGGGTGATGAAAGTCTCGGCCGTGGCACCGGAACATCAAGTGGTCGAAGCACCGGCGATGGTCTTCCAGGATCAGCAGGACCTGGCCGATGCGTTCAAGGCCGGCCTGTTGGAGAAGGACTTTGTCGCGGTGATGCGCTTCCAGGGCCCGCGCTCCAACGGCATGCCGGAACTGCACAAGATGACGCCGTTCCTTGGCGTGTTGCAGGACCGCGGCTTCAAGGTTGCGCTGGTGACTGACGGGCGGATGTCCGGCGCGTCGGGGAAAATCCCTGCGGCGATTCACGTCAGCCCGGAAGCCTTTGTCGGTGGTGCTTTGGCTCGCGTGCAAGAGGGCGATATCATCCGCGTCGATGGCGTCAAAGGCACCTTGCAGCTGTTGGTGGACGCCGATGAATTTGCCGCTCGCACACCGGCCAAAGGCCTGCTGGACAACGGCATTGGTTGTGGTCGCGAGTTGTTTGGCTTCATGCGCATGGCCTTCAGCTCGGCAGAGCAGGGCGCCAGCGCCTTTACCTCTGCCCTGGAGACCCTTAAGTGA